From the Ctenopharyngodon idella isolate HZGC_01 chromosome 3, HZGC01, whole genome shotgun sequence genome, one window contains:
- the LOC127510151 gene encoding CD276 antigen homolog, translating to MDLLMLAFVAVIPVLSVESLLVSGSDVSISASVGEDVTLSCSVDSHIPPEHIEEVSWKKTDEDEDLLVLLYLNNKTLPESSDEQYRDRVEFFTDEIPKGNFSFRLKRVRTEDKGVYMCQVFAGELSFSATVVLERLGFSVSHIMVLILCITASGSALLLCCLIYCRSPNTVKGSTVQRTQ from the exons ATGGACCTGCTTATGTTGGCTTTTGTGGCTGTAATTCCAGTTCTATCTGTCG aGAGTTTGCTAGTATCAGGCTCAGATGTGTCCATATCTGCGTCTGTGGGTGAGGACGTCACTCTGAGCTGCTCTGTAGACTCTCACATCCCACCTGAACACATTGAAGAGGTTTCATGGAAGAaaacagatgaagatgaagatcttCTGGTTCTGCTCTACCTAAACAATAAGACTTTACCAGAATCATCAGATGAACAATACAGAGACAGGGTTGAATTCTTCACTGATGAAATCCCCAAAGGAAACTTCTCTTTCAGACTGAAGAGAGTCAGAACTGAGGATAAAGGAGTTTACATGTGTCAAGTGTTTGCTGGAGAACTTTCATTCAGTGCAACTGTAGTACTGGAGAGACTGG GTTTCTCAGTTTCACACATAATGGTGTTGATTCTCTGTATTACTGCATCTGGATCTGCACTTCTGCTCTGCTGTCTGATCTACTGCAGATCACCAAATACAG TAAAAGGAAGTACAGTACAGAGAACTCAGTaa